The genomic interval attattttattaccgtTGAGTGAATTGCATGTTGTCAAGTGTAAAACATTCACAACCCTTTCCAAGGTAATCCTCTTtacataatataataataattattattattattgtcctACCTGTTTTTTGAAAcgcttattttttttcctttatttcatAACGCCTATATATTATTCCATCTATTAATTccacaaaaaaacaaaatctctCCCAAACCCTTTTATGCAAATATTCTTTTGATCACTATTTTCtcccttaattctctctttaTTATGCAACGGtcattttctctttaattagctccttttctctctatatatttcaattattcCCACCCCAAAACTCATATCCATCCTCAAAATTTGCGTTATTATTCcatcttaattattaattattgtcTAAATTTTTTGCTCAGAATTGAATTTTATGGGGTTTGGAAGGTTAATAGTTGGTTTTGTGGGTGTTATGGGTTTAGTTGGGGCTATGATTTGTTCATGTGAAGGTAGGAAATTCTATGTTGGTGGCAAAGAGGGATGGGGTTTGAACCCTTCTGAGAGCTTTAATCATTGGGCTGAACGTAATAGGTTTCAAGTTAATGATACTCTCTGTAAGAATCTCTCATATACTCTCCTAAAATCATCTCTTATCTCTTTCATATATGTTGATATCTCAATTTTATGACCAAAAACTTCTTTTGATTACAAGTATTTTGGTGAAATAGTGTTTTGAAATGGTTAAATTAGTTTGGTTGATAATcgtttgaaatcaatttaatatttttttttgtttgaaatttctAAACGTTCCATACCATTtgaattgatttgaaatattaagaATATGGTTCTTGAATGCATAGCGCaagatttttttaacttttttttttttatttttttttttttatgccgTAATGGAGCTTGATTTTAGGCTTTTTGtgttctcattttttttaagttaaaaaaaaaaaaaaaaaaaaaacgtaagtGTATTATGGGTTGTATTGCATCTATCTTTTTGTTGTTCACTTAatctcctttcttctttttatttaaacaatatttttgagttttttcgACTGTGGGTTGGAATagtcttatttatttattttggttcttaaaagtcattattttttctattttttgaattttatcctttagtgtTTTAGGGCACCTTTTTTTAGGTTGgagccatttttttttttcaatttttccttcaatatttgagTTGATTTTGTTGGGTGGTTAGAGCaatcttctctctctctttttttttctttttaaaataattttaatattttttgtgtGGTTGGGGTGAACTGCAAAAAGATGAATAAAAAGGAGTTTGTTTGTTGATATGTTAATTTATACAAGAACATGATTTTATTCTATATGGTGCAGATTTCAAGTACAAAGAGGAGAAAGATTCAGTGTTGGTTGTAAGCAAGGAAGACTATTTTTCATGCAACACCAAAAACCCAGTTATTTCCTTGAAAGATAATGGTGAATCAATCTTCAAATTTGGTCACTCTGGTCCCTTTTATTTCATCAGTGGAAATGCTGATTCGTGTCAAAAGGGCCAAAAGCTCATTGTTGTTGTTCTCGCTTTGACACATAATAAACACCACCACTCTCAGCCCCCGCATTCTTCGTCTTCTCCGGTGGCAACTCCGTCGCAATCTCAGAGCCCCCCCGCCGAGTCACCGGAAAAATCTGGTGTTGTTTCGACAGCCCCGACTCCAGCAAAGAATTCTGCCTTTGGAGGTGGAGTTGCAGTCAGTTTGTTGGGTGTAGGGACGATCAatgttgttcttttaagtagtTTCTTAGTGGGGCTTTTTTAATTGGCTTTTGaattaagtttttaatttttggtggTAATTGGGTTTTGGGTCTACATTTTGTATCCATTCAagaatttgtttgaaatttgtcaatgttttttttccccAGCTTTGGTTAGTTAATGGTGTGAATTATCATAATtacaactctctctctctctctttcttggTTGTATTTTGGTGTGGTTCAGTGTGAGAATTGTATTCCTATGCTATGCTTCAAATATCCTTTGGTATTTTTGTTACGTGCGTTTCAATATATGATTTTGTTATTGTGAAATTGTAATTTCTTTCCCTCCCCGTGGGCTTATTTTTCACCCAGATTTTCACCCATTTGAATCCATGTAGATCTTATAACATATGGGTgacaaaaaattcaaatgattTAAATGACAGATTGAAATCATTTTCTGTAGAttctatattatatttatagtcTACAGTGATCACTAGATCACTTGGGAAGAGTTGGCCCATTCTATTTTTGAGTTAGAAGCTATTAAGCTGAATTGTGGCTTTTAAATATCTACTTGTGTTCATGATCTTTCATTCGATTTCTTCCACTAGACTAAACATATTCtaagtttcatttttttcattatagTTTATGGTGATTAAGGGTTCTTAAACAAACTAAGCTAGAAAATGGAGTTTGTGCATCTCAGTAGCTCACACTCCCGTAAAGCCGCCTAAAAACTATAATTAGACCATTAAATGTGACATATGTATAACTCCTaaagggtattttttttttttagaatcaaGATAGTGAGAATCTTTAGATATCTTGAATGATGTCTAACATCTATAGATAATCATGATTATTTATATAACTTGTTTTTGCAAGATTTCTAAATGGAAGAATTTCTTGAAATATTGTATTATTCCAACAATAATACCCatatatttttagataatttatatatttatttaatataacccTTAATATAAAGTCcatttatattcatttttcattttttttttgtaaatcaagttaatttaaacaaaaagaaatgaaaaaaaattaattttaatttagatttgaaatctgtacttattttaaaagaaaacaaataccTAGTTGATAGTATTTGTTTTACTCCATGaatatattgatttattttaattatatgaaaataaagATGAGTGATATATATATTCGTACAATAAAAAGGAAGGGCCAGAAAAATGCCCTCAACAcaagaattttgaaaattcatatatCAACATCAACAGCTCTTGATGAGATGCCCCCAAGGGCCTCTCTGAATACTTGAACATTTGACACATTACCCAAAACGAGCAAGATAACCCAGATTCATTTCAGGAGGATCTTGCATTCCTCCAAACGGACCCTAAgcatttttctttcaataattACCAGACCATGCACGACCTTGTGTAGCAAACAAACATCAAAATAACTAATTTCGTAGAATAATGATGTAGGTTGCACGGATGCTTGTTGAGAATGCAGATGATGGTAAAAAGGATGGCAGACGATACAATTTTAGAGCATTTAGGAAATTAGGTTAACCTGACAGCTAGCACGAACAAAACGTAAATAAACAGCAAAATCACTAACTGAAAAAGAtagaacatgaaaaaaaaaaaaatgatgaattctATACGGGGCAAATGGCCCTCTGGGCCTTGGACAAACTCGCTAACTGTGCAAAGTAGATCAGTTTAAACATTCCTATTTCAAGCACATTGCTATTGCTTGTTTCAGCTGCAGTATCTTTCCTCTTCCCGACTGCAATAAATTGAAGGTAAGCAGGTATATGAACTCCTCGATGATTACAATAAAAGTGTTGTTGGACAAATACCATAATAAAACATGACATTGTATGAGAAAATCTGAACCAAAAAAGATTCTCAACTATATGCATGAAATATTATTAAGCACTCACTATATGATCAGCCAACGCCTCTACACAGTTAACATGCAGAAAGTTCTAAATAAGAGTAACTTGGTAAGTTGCACAAACATATGATCTTAATCTTTAAGTCGACCAACAGTATATTTGGAGTTGGATTTCAATATCTTGAAACTATTAGCATTTTAAGATTTTCACGATGGCAGGACGCAAAACAGCCTTTGtttcattcagaaaagcatTTTCCTTAAACATACTTTCAAACTCATTCTAAATAGTTTAACATAATGCGAACAAGCGATGCATATCCAATCCCCGTATGACTAGATTTACCATCCCAGAATGGAGCCAGAAGTTTTCTTGAGAAAAGTGAAAATGAAAACATACCTTGTGGATAGCTTCAATTCTCCTTTGTGCATCCTTTAGTTGCATGTCaacttcttcttccacttgcaaGAGATTATTACGGTGTGATGCTTCTATGAATTTAAAATACCGTTAGAAATGCCCAGAaacttcaaatttatataattttacatATAATGATCCAAAGGAGGCATCTATTTTGTTTCCATCTGAAAAACAATGGCCGACAGTAATTTCCAATAGAAGAATAGAATACATTACTTTCACCACATTGAGATTCCATTTAGTTATGATTTATCATGTACCAATACATAGTTATTGAATTAAATCTGCCAATGTACAAGAATAACTGATTCGATGAAAGTGCTCCATATTGCAGCCGCAAAAGAAAAGAACCTTGAGATAAGCTCTATTCACCGTAATGTATTCTTCATTTTTATATTGCATTGCATACTTTTTATTTCACCGTACATCCTCATGGAATCCAATCGCAACTATTAATTTTGTATGGAttctattgaaaatttaaagtaaaGACTACATTAAAATAATctcaaataattcaaatatgATACCCTCTTctgaataaactaaaatccaactACAAAATTGGTTGCCTTATATCTTCTCctcgaataattaattattaaatgttAACCACCTCATCAACAAACTCACTTAAAAACTAATTAGCCGGTTCATGGACCAACCTATCACAATCCTATCAATAGTCCACCACCAAGATGGAGCAGTGCAACTTTGGCGCTTGAATTTCCTTCCAAATAATTTCTAcgtgataaaaagaaaaaaggaattcCAAAAGGAATAATTCCTTAATGAATACTAGAAATGGAAGTTGAAACTCCTTCAACTTCAATGTGACCTTCATCCATAATTCGAATATTAGATTTATCCAATACAACAAAAATGGATATTACTTGAGACTTTTCCAAGATCCTAAACACATCCTGAGGTCATGGGAATATCATTCAGTCTCAAATCCTTCAGGGGTTCACCATCAAACAATGGACAACATAAATCCCAAAGGAGAGGAAGAGCTCCCAGAGTGAGAAAATATAATTGTCATTGTATGATTCCTAATTGAGGAGAGGTGATGTTCCCCAACACCAATCCTTCCAAAAGAAAGCATACCTCCAATCACCCACTAAACAATCAACGACCTCGAGAAAAGAAAGGGATCTCTCCTCAATGAGGAATCATACACTAAGTTCTGATCTTATATGGCAAGCCGATTGTCCTAAGAAGGTCAAAGTCTTGTGGATTTTCTCCTTTGAAAGGTTGAATACTTGTAGAATCCAAAGAACCCTATGGTATTATGCTCTCTCCCTTAATCGGTGTGTTCTTTGTAAAAGAAGTAAGGAGTCCTTAATGCATCTTTTCCTTTTTTGCCCCTTGGTTGCGGATTGTTGGGGAAGGTTGTTTAGCTTGTTCAACTTGCAATGATGTTGGCCTAGTAAAGCGTCAGATGCTCTTCTTCAGCTTATCGAAGGCCCCGAGTTTCATGCTCAGGTGAAAAGCCTTTGATCCAATGGGGTTTTGCCCCTTCTCTGGAGGCTTTGGTTAAAACGCAACTCGAGGATCTTTCCTGGCCATGAACAAAATAGGGATGTTTTTTCGGATCTTCTCATTCTTTTTGCATCTACTTGGTCTTCTACCTCTaaattcttttgtaattatAGCCGAATTCATATTTACACCACTTGGGCCTCTTTTCTGTAACCTGTTGGTGTGTGGGGATATCTCATCTCCCCCTCTGTTGTATTCTCTTTTTGATAATGAAAGTTATGTTTcttatcaaaaaagaaaaaaaaagggaagaagaagaaggcaaaCAAAAAGAAAGGGACCTACCCATAGATTTCTAAACGTTCCATTGATCCCACTCAAGATCCATTCAAGAGGGCGTGGTCTATCCTTGTTCACAATGACCTTATTGACATGCGAGGAAAATGCTACAACTATTTAGCTAACAAGACCTTGTTTCACACCCTAAAGTTGCCTATATTTAAGCCTACAAGATCCAATGGCATCATCACCACCTCCTACCTCACGAAATGAGAGTTTTTCCCTCACCTCTCATTCAAGATCCTGAGAATCAAGAAGGTGTTAGAGCCCTAAATCATAGATCGTGAATAGTGGCAGAAACAAATAGGTTAAGCATATGAAACAGTTCCATGTAATTGCAAAAATTTAAAGCAACATAACAGAAAATACTTTTCTTTTCCATAATTCCCTTGAACTCTATCTGCTGCGCTTCCAATTCTTGTAGTGAGTTCCTACAGTCCTGGAGATGCTGATTAACCtcctccttgaactttttattaATACGATTCAATTGTTGCTGTTGTTCTGTAAACAAATAGATAGAAACTGGCTGATCTAcccaaaaaacataaaattaaaactttgatGCCCAAGCATAAAATAAAGATGAAACCCATGCAAAAGATGACAAAATTACTCTACACAACAAGACGTGAAATTGATCTCTTAAagaattttaaacaaaatggtGCACAGCCACTAAATGTAACAGAACTTAAAGAAAATATAGGCCAACCATGCTGAATTATACAGGACACTCATGTCTCATACCAATTACCATCTATCTGTTTGGGAAGTCTTAGAAAAAAAACAGAACACGTGATGGCATTAATTTGTGCAGCTGGTAAGTTCATTTGTGAGCAAGAGAAGGAACTCGTGATTTATGAATTCAGATTTCAAAGTCAAAGCTCACAAGAGTTTGAATATATTCATGATTTAAGAATTCAGATTCGAGGTCAAAGCTCTCAAGAGTTTGAATATGTTTGAGTTGGTTACCCAAGCAAAGTGGAAACAAACAAATCTCATGAGTAATATTTATTCCAAGTGATGAACATTCGTCCCAATAAATACCAAGTCGTGAGCAAGTTCCAGTTCAGAAAAAGCTTGCAAACACAGTTAAATAGAACAATTTCATAAAGCTAATTCTACCAACTGAGAAAGAAATTGACATATGAATTAAAAATCCATCATATGATTATGCTACCTTCAAACTTTGTTTCTAGATCTTTTCGTCTTGATTTACCAAAGCTCAACAGCTTTACCCTGAAATACCGTCACAAATCATTGAAGAATTTTTTATCCTGTAAAGAACCAGAAATGTGAACTGATAGACTTACATGTCCGTTTGGATTTGAGACTCAACATTCTGCAACTGCAAATGAATACTCTCGGCAACTGACAACAGAACCTCTGAGGATTTTTCAATAGATattgatgatattttactttTCAGCTTCTCAAGTTCTGAGAGAAACAGTTTCGCAGCCCTAAATAGAAATAAAGGAGAACACTTATATGACTTTCACATGATACAATTAGTGTATTGattcctccccccccccccaaaacaaaaggagaagaagaagaaacttcgAGGGGAGGGGGGAAATTACCTTGCAAGCCCATCCTCTTCGTTGGGGAATAAAATTTCCTCAGCCCAACTACTTTCTCTAGGCCCTGCCCATTCAGACGGTTTAAATGTTTGTTAGTTTTCTTGTGTGCTTATATCTACATTTCTAGACAAAAATCTTTAAGCATAAATATGCAAACACAATGCTGAGACAATTAAACATGTTTGACAACCAAAAATCACGTATACTTCAAAGTAAGCTACTTTCTTTAAAGAGCAAGAACATACCattgaaatcaaattcatcGTTTTCCACATTACGGGCCCTCTTTGCTGGACGAAGCATAGACTTGAATTTCTTTATGGAACCGATTTCTGGAGAGAGTGTATCTCTTTGACTTGAATCTACACCTACACATGGacatttatatgaatgaaaAGGAAATGGAGATCAAATGGAAAAAACAAGCATCAGTTCCTGAACATACAAAGTGCTTTGATCATAAGAAGAATGATTGTGACACAAGCTGAACTTATTAACATTAGACGGAATGTTGTTTCAATTGTATACATTGAAGTTCAGATTAATTTGTTGATATAGATCCTATCAAGGATATGAGAATTCATATATATCCATAGTGAACTAGGAGAACTGAGACATGGGTGAATACAAGTCAAGTCTCTAAAGAAGTTAAGGAAAACAGAATATCTGTTGCTTGAGCAAAAGCTTGCTGAGTTAAACACGTACAAATCttcctccttttcttttttttgggggggggggagtCCAAGGCTCTAAAGTTCAGGTTTTCTTTCATCCGTGTGTGATCCTTGTGTCTTTGAATGGTGGTTTTTGTAATCTCTTAAGTTGAATAAAGAATAGCTGCTGGTTTCAAaatagatgtaggcaatctggCAAATTTTATAATTGTCTGTCTTTCTCCtacctttttttcccttttatttgaACCTCTGATCTTAAAGAAAGAGGTAGATGCCTTAACCACAAAGTTATGCTTATGTTGGTTGTATTATTCTGATTTAGAATATTGCATAATACCAAATTAGCCTTTAcatcaaattgagaaataaactGACAGTTTTgtttgatatataattaaatctaccTTCACCCAttagcttaagcttttgggtcaatcagtgatttaagatggtttCAGAGCAGGTGATCCAAGGAGGCCCTGTGTTCAAACCCCTGTAATGTTGTTTCCTCacatgatatataattaaatctaccTTCACCCATTAACTTATGTTTTTAggtcaatcggtgatttaaTAAGTTTCAAATCTCATATTAGTCCCATTTTATCTTTCATTGACCCAGAAGAAACAAACAGCTTAAGTTCTTATATACGGCTCTAGAACTTGGAAACCTTTCATAATTACAGGTATGTTACTTCAACTTTCCAATGGTACCAACCACACAATTGATCAAATTACTGGATGTATGAGCATCTAAATCAAAATAGGAAAATCCATGAAAACAAAGCATCAGTAAGTAATGTTCATCAAGCAGGATATAGTGTAGTGAAGATGAATTCAATATAGAACTAAGTAACAATGACATTGAAAGTAAGGtgtattaatttcaaaatataacaaagaAGCTGACAAACCTTCTGCATAGCTTTCATAGCTGGCGTCCTCAGATGATGAATCAGACAACCTATAATCTGCTGCTCCTTTTGTTAAATCAGCTGATGCTTTCTCGAGTGGAGAATGCTCAATCTCTTTATCATCTTCCTGAAGGTTTAtaaggaaaaacaaaatatagagACATGACAATGAGGCTCAAATATTTTGCAAACAAGACACATGCAAGAAGATGATAGTTGAGGATAAACCCTACACCCAGTAACCAAGGATACTGAAAAGTGTGGTTTTACATTTGATCTGTCACAATCCTCTTCTGAAGTCCGCAGCTTCCTGAAGCTACAAATATTTCTCGTAGAAAGTATTTCCCCTACTGAGCCAGGACTTGAAGATTCACAAACTACTTTATCTGCTTTTGGAGTTGAACTAGGGGAACTGCAGACAGGCGTCTTCATTCTAAATGTTGGACTTTCTATACGACTCTGCGGGTCTACATCCTTATCCAGGAATGCATTGTCAATGCCTCCTTGTTGACCATAATCTGCTGGGCTATGAAAATTCCCTGGCGACACCGTCTTGTCCATCTGTGGAAATTGATTGAATCCCTTCCGTTCGTCTTTTTCAACAGTTACATGGTTAACCGGGGAGCTATGGAAACCCTGAACTTCCCTAAAAGAAGAGGGTTTTTCTTGAGGTGCCAGTTCTTCAATCCCTGTCGGTTTAGGAAAAGTTCCCATCTTCTCTTCCTTTTGAGGAAATAAAATTTTTCGTGGCTGAAATTTGAAACTCTTTTCACCACTCTTCTTTCTTGTACAC from Benincasa hispida cultivar B227 chromosome 10, ASM972705v1, whole genome shotgun sequence carries:
- the LOC120089248 gene encoding early nodulin-like protein 1, coding for MGFGRLIVGFVGVMGLVGAMICSCEGRKFYVGGKEGWGLNPSESFNHWAERNRFQVNDTLYFKYKEEKDSVLVVSKEDYFSCNTKNPVISLKDNGESIFKFGHSGPFYFISGNADSCQKGQKLIVVVLALTHNKHHHSQPPHSSSSPVATPSQSQSPPAESPEKSGVVSTAPTPAKNSAFGGGVAVSLLGVGTINVVLLSSFLVGLF
- the LOC120089441 gene encoding meiosis-specific protein ASY3 isoform X3 → MTEAKVGWQPNLRDDPLSDCRSFGSNCHPSSQSRKISIGIMVESPTNGKCRSTKELKSMVPNAEVLFSRLENSTKGNWKEKDTRTFGTNVKSKLSEAPQQCTSPWVSTRSLKRNAPLMDIPSGAERMFHSPTTCGRQNKGHGLKEPPATCSVRSFANQSSMLKSGNSKEKNFDEANCQMEGVRDTTNEKLHEFAFATMTEVRSDKMVIEDQANKSENRTETLKMKLWEILGTVSVPNDQHSECQNHEQDVNQLITEEIVVQKHERAVRFKNNSDTIETDSENSGQTLKRPIVRSIARKRSHIFVQSRKSKTPSGNKGKHQEGNVFIFEGGPEDTHVAINGPSTMCTRKKSGEKSFKFQPRKILFPQKEEKMGTFPKPTGIEELAPQEKPSSFREVQGFHSSPVNHVTVEKDERKGFNQFPQMDKTVSPGNFHSPADYGQQGGIDNAFLDKDVDPQSRIESPTFRMKTPVCSSPSSTPKADKVVCESSSPGSVGEILSTRNICSFRKLRTSEEDCDRSNEDDKEIEHSPLEKASADLTKGAADYRLSDSSSEDASYESYAEGVDSSQRDTLSPEIGSIKKFKSMLRPAKRARNVENDEFDFNGPRESSWAEEILFPNEEDGLARAAKLFLSELEKLKSKISSISIEKSSEVLLSVAESIHLQLQNVESQIQTDMVKLLSFGKSRRKDLETKFEEQQQQLNRINKKFKEEVNQHLQDCRNSLQELEAQQIEFKGIMEKKKASHRNNLLQVEEEVDMQLKDAQRRIEAIHKSGRGKILQLKQAIAMCLK
- the LOC120089441 gene encoding meiosis-specific protein ASY3 isoform X2 encodes the protein MTEAKVGWQPNLRDDPLSDCRSFGSNCHPSSQSRKISIGIMVESPTNGKCRSTKELKSMVPNAEVLFSRLENSTKGNWKEKDTRTFGTNVKSKLSEAPQQCTSPWVSTRSLKRNAPLMDIPSGAERMFHSPTTCGRQNKGHGLKEPPATCSVRSFANQSSMLKSGNSKEKNFDEANCQMEGVRDTTNEKLHEFAFATMTEVRSDKMVIEDQANKSENRTETLKMKLWEILGTVSVPNDQHSECQNHEQDVNQLITEEIVVQKHERAVRFKNNSDTIETDSENSGQTLKRPIVRSIARKRSHIFVQSRKSKTPSGNKGKHQEGNVFIFEGGPEDTHVAINGPSTMCTRKKSGEKSFKFQPRKILFPQKEEKMGTFPKPTGIEELAPQEKPSSFREVQGFHSSPVNHVTVEKDERKGFNQFPQMDKTVSPGNFHSPADYGQQGGIDNAFLDKDVDPQSRIESPTFRMKTPVCSSPSSTPKADKVVCESSSPGSVGEILSTRNICSFRKLRTSEEDCDRSNVKPHFSEDDKEIEHSPLEKASADLTKGAADYRLSDSSSEDASYESYAEDSSQRDTLSPEIGSIKKFKSMLRPAKRARNVENDEFDFNGPRESSWAEEILFPNEEDGLARAAKLFLSELEKLKSKISSISIEKSSEVLLSVAESIHLQLQNVESQIQTDMVKLLSFGKSRRKDLETKFEEQQQQLNRINKKFKEEVNQHLQDCRNSLQELEAQQIEFKGIMEKKKASHRNNLLQVEEEVDMQLKDAQRRIEAIHKSGRGKILQLKQAIAMCLK
- the LOC120089441 gene encoding meiosis-specific protein ASY3 isoform X1, encoding MTEAKVGWQPNLRDDPLSDCRSFGSNCHPSSQSRKISIGIMVESPTNGKCRSTKELKSMVPNAEVLFSRLENSTKGNWKEKDTRTFGTNVKSKLSEAPQQCTSPWVSTRSLKRNAPLMDIPSGAERMFHSPTTCGRQNKGHGLKEPPATCSVRSFANQSSMLKSGNSKEKNFDEANCQMEGVRDTTNEKLHEFAFATMTEVRSDKMVIEDQANKSENRTETLKMKLWEILGTVSVPNDQHSECQNHEQDVNQLITEEIVVQKHERAVRFKNNSDTIETDSENSGQTLKRPIVRSIARKRSHIFVQSRKSKTPSGNKGKHQEGNVFIFEGGPEDTHVAINGPSTMCTRKKSGEKSFKFQPRKILFPQKEEKMGTFPKPTGIEELAPQEKPSSFREVQGFHSSPVNHVTVEKDERKGFNQFPQMDKTVSPGNFHSPADYGQQGGIDNAFLDKDVDPQSRIESPTFRMKTPVCSSPSSTPKADKVVCESSSPGSVGEILSTRNICSFRKLRTSEEDCDRSNVKPHFSEDDKEIEHSPLEKASADLTKGAADYRLSDSSSEDASYESYAEGVDSSQRDTLSPEIGSIKKFKSMLRPAKRARNVENDEFDFNGPRESSWAEEILFPNEEDGLARAAKLFLSELEKLKSKISSISIEKSSEVLLSVAESIHLQLQNVESQIQTDMVKLLSFGKSRRKDLETKFEEQQQQLNRINKKFKEEVNQHLQDCRNSLQELEAQQIEFKGIMEKKKASHRNNLLQVEEEVDMQLKDAQRRIEAIHKSGRGKILQLKQAIAMCLK